The following coding sequences are from one Diadema setosum chromosome 9, eeDiaSeto1, whole genome shotgun sequence window:
- the LOC140232903 gene encoding exocyst complex component 2-like, with translation MQSISIRRSAREPPKVTGLSPKEGPPGTKLTIRGENLGLNAKDLFNVTVCGVNVTLLAEWISPSKIICRTTNCKGPGDVVVTTKSAGAGTSTIKFRGLQFLPNALQESAIWVDESSLFERRLNSISRPSSPLQVGREDPLGLPMEHTPQMSDDEVHQMFPQGSSNLAHRNFEPALFLIESHSSTSFSDLKKGLEHLKRQSSGLKTEGPQTFIKSNLGTFMNCQDILATIHGDLCRHENIGERVPLSGGEEVTEVDDKENDDEETGVNGEGDKPEEPIATLQKIEEFLVKGNENAKKIFQSVLHRKDRADSTRNALNVLNRFKFLFHLPITIERNIKKGDYEVVINDYERARQLFSSTEVTAFKKVYDEVENRIRDLQVQLHEKLMELPTPLEDQKRYIRYLVELGAPGDPAWECIVNEQKWILKLLSDCKDEHILIDQKGGETLEPPSHAAKVRGHRRNFSGSGIQIKFTAPDSTMEARFSAPQQVMFLEELADNLLMTFPELWRLGQSYFNASVVSEAGGKGMTVDTSKETIFKTMMTKITSYFADLVRAAFLPESLEKKDEKERASLGVWIDSKHDTGAGAWLPQCVRNIRSVLSSLMNLEVPSSSLEVLQSLLADLRVHCMITLFKEATEDIKALHGRETWVLQMDEHGGITTLPTLFESLVIDTLQHLKEVISCNSQGEKKIFDNRHVERQTVDLASEMLMGFASCLEQLADLGNDDMDTQKLRLSEAAIRTPESLFQSPEDSIPSMEQCLVIVLSNCSHVSQHVIPNLMEQFKRLGYPSTHEIDNQSQEAYAELDEKIFEAYCEQKIDPLVGALEVGVYAGNYDWANCPQPVGVRAFVKDALMNAVAIHAEINAIAPAFMLRVMGRVLEAVADEMSRIMSCVVGTFSSNGAIQARLDIGMLEEAMSPYRNAGTSASFMEALSTVPQLRTEADKKLLEELQVNFRRDLHFLLTCFTTDQ, from the exons ATGCAATCGATCAGTATCAGGAGATCAGCCCGGGAGCCACCCAAGGTGACTGGCCTCTCTCCTAAGGAGGGTCCTCCTGGCACCAAGCTGACCATCAGGGGAGAGAACCTCGGCCTGAATGCAAAGGATCTCTTTA ATGTGACGGTGTGCGGTGTGAATGTCACCCTTCTCGCTGAGTGGATATCTCCCAGCAAGATCATCTGTAGGACAACCAACTGCAAGGGTCCTGGCGATGTTGTCGTGACAACCAAATCGGCCGGAGCGGGCACGTCGACCATTAAGTTCAGAGGGCTACAATTTTTGCCAA ATGCCCTCCAGGAATCTGCTATCTGGGTGGATGAGTCCTCACTATTTGAGAGGAGACTGAACAGCATCAGTCGGCCCTCTTCCCCGCTTCAGGTCGGCCGAGAGGACCCCCTGGGTCTACCAATGGAGCATACCCC GCAAATGTCAGATGATGAAGTTCATCAGATGTTTCCCCAAG GAAGCAGCAACTTAGCTCACAGGAACTTTGAGCCAGCCTTATTCCTGATTGAGAGTCACAGTAGCACAAG TTTTTCAGACTTAAAGAAAGGCCTGGAACATTTGAAGAGACAATCATCTGGTCTGAAGACTGAAGGACCTCAAACATTCATCAAATCCAACCTTGGCACCTTCATGAACTGTCAAGATATTCTTGCCA CTATCCACGGAGACTTGTGCAGGCATGAGAACATAGGGGAGAGGGTGCCCCTCTCTGGGGGAGAAGAAGTGACGGAGGTCGACGACAAGgagaatgatgatgaagagACGGGGGTGAACGGAGAAGGGGACAAGCCGGAAGAACCCATCGCCACCCTTCAAAAGATCGAGGAATTTCTCGTCA AGGGCAATGAGAATGCCAAAAAGATTTTCCAGAGCGTGCTTCACCGCAAGGATCGAGCAGACTCGACGAGGAATGCCCTGAATGTCCTGAACCGCTTCAAGTTCCTCTTCCATCTCCCCATCACCATTGAGAGGAATATCAAGAAG GGTGACTATGAAGTGGTGATCAATGACTACGAGAGAGCTCGTCAACTGTTCTCAAGCACAGAGGTGACAGCTTTCAAGAAAG TTTATGATGAGGTTGAGAACAGAATACGAGACTTGCAAGTCCAGTTGCATGAGAAGCTGATGGAACTCCCTACACCCCTGGAGGACCAAAAGAGATACATCAG ATACCTGGTGGAACTGGGTGCTCCTGGGGACCCAGCCTGGGAATGCATCGTCAATGAGCAGAAGTGGATTCTTAAGCTGCTGAGTGACTGCAAGGATGAGCACATTCTCATAG ACCAAAAAGGAGGTGAAACTCTTGAGCCCCCATCTCATGCtgcaaaggtcagaggtcatcGTCGGAACTTCTCAG GCTCAGGCATCCAGATCAAGTTTACAGCACCTGATTCCACAA TGGAGGCCAGATTCTCCGCCCCTCAGCAGGTCATGTTCCTTGAAGAGCTGGCTGATAACCTTCTCATGACCTTCCCTGAACTCTGGCGACTGGGGCAGTCCTACTTCAATGCTTCAGTGGTGTCTGAG GCTGGTGGAAAAGGCATGACTGTGGATACATCCAAAGAAACTATCTTTAAG ACAATGATGACCAAGATCACCAGCTACTTTGCGGACCTAGTGAGGGCAGCATTCCTGCCCGAGTCTCTGGAGAAGAaggatgagaaagagagagctaGTCTTGGAGTGTGGATAGACAGCAAGCACGACACGGGAGCCGGGGCATGGCTGCCACAGTGTGTCCGCAATATCAG GTCTGTGCTGAGCTCTCTGATGAATCTAGAAGTACCTTCATCCTCCCTTGAGGTTCTCCAATCTCTCCTTGCAGACCTCCGTGTCCACTGCATGATCACCCTCTTCAAGGAAGCCACTGAAG ATATCAAGGCGCTCCATGGGCGTGAGACATGGGTTCTACAAATGGACGAGCATGGCGGAATCACAACACTA CCGACTCTGTTTGAAAGCCTCGTCATAGACACTTTACAGCATCTCAAAGAGGTGATAAGCTGCAACAGTCAGGGTGAGAAAAAG ATATTTGACAACAGGCATGTAGAGAGACAGACAGTGGATCTTGCTTCAGAGATGTTAATG GGATTTGCTTCATGCTTGGAGCAGCTGGCAGATCTGGGCAATGATGATATGGACACACAAAAGCTAAG gttaTCAGAGGCAGCCATAAGGACACCTGAATCTCTGTTCCAGTCTCCTGAAGACAGCATTCCTTCTATg GAGCAGTGTCTGGTAATAGTGTTGAGTAACTGCAGCCATGTCTCACAACATGTCATCCCAAACCTGATGGAGCAATTCAAGAGGCTGGGCTATCCTAGCACCCACGAGATTGATAAT CAATCTCAAGAGGCATATGCCGAGTTGGATGAGAAGATCTTTGAGGCGTACTGCGAGCAGAAAATTGACCCTCTTGTGGGAGCACTGGAAGTAGGAGTGTATGCAGGGAACTATGACTGGGCTAACTGTCCACAACCTGTAG GTGTCCGTGCCTTTGTGAAGGATGCCCTCATGAATGCGGTTGCCATCCACGCGGAGATCAATGCCATTGCACCAGCGTTCATGCTGCGCGTCATGGGGCGAGTGTTGGAGGCGGTAGCGGACGAGATGTCACGCATCATGAGCTGTGTGGTGGGTACATTCAGCAGCAATGGAGCAATCCAAGCCAGACTGGATATTGGCATGTTGGAGGAGGCAATGTCACCATACAGGAATGCAGGAACCAG TGCATCTTTCATGGAGGCATTGTCGACTGTGCCACAGCTGCGAACAGAGGCAGACAAAAA ACTCCTTGAGGAGCTCCAGGTCAACTTCCGACGAGACCTTCACTTCCTGCTCACCTGCTTCACAACAGATCAGTAA